One stretch of Methanothrix sp. DNA includes these proteins:
- a CDS encoding ASCH domain-containing protein: MLLFKPELIPLILSGKKTQTRRTWSRPCVRVGSVHQVKTRLFGEAHCRVRITGLRRERLGDISEEDARAEGCSSREEFIRLWRSIRGSWEEDRAVWVVTFEVIDGVEEGGRR; encoded by the coding sequence TGATCCTGAGCGGCAAAAAGACGCAGACGCGCAGGACGTGGTCACGCCCCTGTGTCCGGGTCGGGTCTGTCCATCAGGTCAAGACCCGCCTGTTCGGTGAAGCTCATTGCAGGGTGCGCATCACGGGTCTGAGGAGGGAGAGGCTGGGAGACATCTCGGAGGAGGACGCCCGGGCCGAGGGGTGCAGCTCCAGAGAGGAGTTCATCCGGCTCTGGAGATCGATTCGTGGCTCCTGGGAGGAGGACCGGGCGGTGTGGGTGGTGACGTTCGAGGTGATCGATGGCGTCGAGGAGGGTGGGAGAAGATGA